Proteins from one bacterium genomic window:
- a CDS encoding sugar transferase has product MPKPIEKLLLLTVDFITIQVAFWGLLQLRTSLHLFAVPGGLMQLQVSLVIYVYWLLLFLFFGLYQSWYTQSRFDETISVFKAIAFGTLLILLLTAEPARDLSQPPTIGRLMIISYFALMVCCVAGGRLILHTVQRKLLQAGVGQRNTLIIGWNGKSKRLADKIKQFPALGYRVVGFVALKPEEIGKNHNGLSVLGSLDDLDRLVRVHKVEEVILSLGQLPQKRVMRVIGLCDEQPVHIKIEPELYHVVMGQARTQQIYGFPLIEINPQIMPAWERRVKRMLDVVFATLFLLLLLPVMLITAVLIKLDSRGPVLFNQQRVGRNGKLFTIHKFRTMIKDAEKYTGPVWAEKSDPRITRMGRFMRRVRLDEFPQCINVLKGDMSLVGPRPERPYFVEKLKEEYPYYTRRLKVQPGITGWAQVKGEYDTSIENVREKLQYDLYYIENMSLRMDIRIMLYTVFVMLRFKGQ; this is encoded by the coding sequence ATGCCGAAACCAATAGAAAAACTGCTGCTCCTCACCGTCGATTTTATCACCATCCAGGTGGCTTTCTGGGGCTTGCTGCAACTGCGCACCAGCCTGCACCTGTTCGCCGTGCCCGGCGGCCTGATGCAGCTGCAGGTGTCGCTGGTGATCTACGTTTACTGGCTGCTGCTGTTTCTTTTTTTCGGATTGTACCAGTCCTGGTATACGCAGTCGCGTTTTGACGAAACGATCTCGGTCTTTAAGGCGATCGCATTCGGCACACTGCTGATTTTACTGCTGACCGCCGAACCGGCGCGAGACCTCTCTCAACCGCCCACGATCGGCCGGTTGATGATCATCAGTTATTTCGCCCTCATGGTGTGCTGTGTCGCCGGCGGCCGTCTCATCCTGCACACCGTGCAGAGAAAACTGCTGCAAGCCGGCGTGGGGCAGCGCAATACGCTCATCATCGGCTGGAACGGAAAATCCAAAAGGCTGGCGGATAAAATCAAACAGTTTCCGGCTCTGGGCTATCGGGTGGTGGGTTTTGTCGCTTTGAAACCTGAAGAGATCGGCAAAAACCACAATGGGTTGAGCGTGCTTGGCAGTCTCGACGACCTCGACCGGTTGGTCCGTGTGCACAAGGTCGAAGAGGTGATCCTGTCGCTGGGACAATTGCCGCAGAAACGGGTGATGCGCGTCATCGGACTGTGCGATGAACAGCCGGTGCACATCAAAATCGAGCCCGAGCTCTATCATGTAGTGATGGGCCAGGCGCGCACCCAGCAGATCTATGGATTTCCGCTGATCGAGATCAATCCCCAGATCATGCCGGCCTGGGAACGGCGCGTCAAACGGATGCTGGACGTCGTCTTCGCCACTCTCTTTTTGCTTCTGCTCCTGCCGGTCATGCTGATCACTGCGGTGCTGATCAAGCTCGATTCCAGGGGCCCGGTGCTTTTCAACCAGCAGCGGGTCGGCCGGAACGGCAAGCTGTTTACCATCCACAAGTTTCGCACCATGATCAAGGACGCGGAAAAATACACCGGACCGGTTTGGGCGGAGAAAAGCGATCCGCGCATCACCCGCATGGGACGGTTCATGCGCAGAGTGCGGCTGGATGAATTTCCCCAGTGCATCAACGTGTTGAAAGGCGACATGAGCCTGGTCGGGCCGCGGCCGGAACGGCCGTATTTTGTGGAAAAGCTGAAAGAGGAATATCCCTATTACACCCGCCGGCTCAAAGTGCAGCCGGGCATCACCGGCTGGGCCCAGGTAAAGGGCGAGTACGACACCAGCATCGAAAATGTGCGCGAGAAACTGCAGTACGACCTGTACTATATCGAGAACATGTCGCTGCGCATGGACATACGGATCATGCTGTACACCGTTTTCGTCATGCTGCGATTTAAAGGGCAGTAG